Proteins encoded within one genomic window of Setaria italica strain Yugu1 chromosome IV, Setaria_italica_v2.0, whole genome shotgun sequence:
- the LOC101772287 gene encoding U3 small nucleolar RNA-associated protein 18 homolog codes for MSLISQNAQKRRLEKSGADDGNEGIGSPVAIDGEVGKGAKLKNHNKERKKRTKMPEAQQNKEEEEMRQLESSLFGALYAPLDFGTEVGAAVAAPDRGAPLFFTDRSAADGADVLPIYEEDLAHDDEEDGVIIKGRKPVWVDEEEERTEVDIVKVARLRKLRKEADEHLISGKEYEARLRGQHAKLNPFTAWADMDRKTPLPGASDGESDDEGGVDDILQNNDELVVKDTVKLLPGMLEFSRLVDANIQDPSSGPINSVQFHRNGQLMLAAGLDKHLRFFQIDGKRNPKIQSIFIGDCPVLKASFLPDGSEVILSGRRKFFYSFDLVNASVSKIGPLTGREEKSLESFEISPDSRTIAFVGNEGYILLISAKTKQLIGTLKMNGSVRSLAFADGGNQLLSSGGDGHVYHWDLGTRKCIHKAMDDGSLSGVSLCTSQDSSLFATGSTSGIVNVYKRDDFLGGKRKPLKTIENLTTDVGEMKFNHDAQILAITSRKERNGMRLVHVPSFSVFQNWPGPRFSLHYPRCLDFSPGSGFLSVGHAGGKVLLYKLHHYQNA; via the coding sequence ATGAGCTTGATATCCCAGAACGCCCAGAAGCGTCGCCTTGAGAAAAGTGGAGCTGATGATGGAAATGAGGGAATCGGCTCTCCTGTTGCTATCGATGGAGAGGTTGGGAAGGGAGCCAAGTTGAAGAATCACaataaagaaaggaagaagaggactAAGATGCCGGAGGCCCAGCAGaacaaggaggaagaggagatgcGGCAGCTGGAGAGCTCGCTGTTTGGTGCCCTTTACGCACCACTGGATTTTGGCACTGAGGTAGGGGCTGCAGTGGCAGCTCCTGACAGGGGTGCGCCTTTGTTCTTCACGGATAGATCTGCTGCTGATGGTGCGGATGTCTTGCCTATTTATGAGGAGGACTTGGCtcatgatgatgaggaagatgggGTGATAATCAAGGGGAGAAAGCCTGTGTGGGtagatgaggaagaggagaggacaGAGGTGGACATTGTGAAGGTTGCAAGGTTGAGGAAGCTCAGGAAAGAGGCTGATGAGCATTTAATATCAGGGAAAGAATATGAGGCTCGGTTGCGTGGTCAGCATGCCAAATTGAACCCCTTCACTGCTTGGGCTGATATGGACCGGAAGACTCCTCTTCCTGGAGCATCAGATGGTGAGTCTGATGATGAGGGGGGTGTTGATGATATCCTTCAGAATAACGATGAGCTTGTTGTCAAGGATACTGTTAAGCTTTTACCTGGGATGCTGGAGTTCTCAAGGCTTGTAGATGCCAATATCCAGGATCCTTCAAGTGGCCCTATTAATTCAGTGCAGTTTCATAGGAACGGGCAGCTGATGCTTGCTGCTGGGTTGGATAAGCATTTGAGGTTTTTCCAAATTGATGGAAAGAGAAACCCCAAGATCCAGAGCATATTTATTGGGGACTGTCCAGTACTCAAGGCCTCGTTTCTACCTGATGGCTCTGAAGTCATCCTTTCAGGCAGGAGAAAGTTCTTCTACTCATTTGATCTGGTAAATGCTTCTGTTAGCAAGATTGGACCTTTGACAGGGCGTGAGGAGAAAAGCTTGGAGAGCTTTGAGATATCACCTGACTCAAGAACCATTGCTTTCGTTGGTAATGAAGGATACATCCTCCTTATTTCTGCCAAGACAAAGCAGCTCATTGGAACCCTCAAGATGAATGGAAGTGTGCGTTCGTTGGCATTTGCAGATGGTGGAAACCAGCTACTGAGCAGTGGTGGAGATGGGCATGTTTATCACTGGGATCTTGGAACAAGGAAGTGTATCCACAAGGCGATGGACGACGGTTCCCTGTCTGGCGTTTCACTTTGCACCTCACAGGACAGCTCTTTGTTTGCCACAGGCTCCACTAGTGGTATTGTGAACGTGTACAAGAGGGATGATTTTCTTGGTGGGAAGAGGAAGCCACTGAAGACAATTGAAAACCTAACCACCGATGTTGGCGAGATGAAGTTCAATCATGATGCCCAGATTTTGGCGATCACCTCGAGAAAGGAGAGGAATGGAATGAGGCTCGTGCACGTCCCATCCTTCA
- the LOC101772695 gene encoding conserved oligomeric Golgi complex subunit 7: protein MVVVDASEFGAEGFDPKQWINAALDARHPSEPLDRFLADAEERLRAAADDAAAALERDSGDALRRVPLACRDALRLRDDAVALRAHLASVLQSLSLAEGSSAESIAALAQIDTVKQRMEAAYTTLQDAAGLAQLSQSVEDVFSSGNLPKAAETLATMRHCLSAVGEVAEFANVRKQLEVLEERLDEMVQPRLVDALSNRKVDAVQDLRGILIRIERFKSLEAQYTKIHVKPLKKLWEDFDLKQRASRVDMEKLGGESINALSFSSWLPNFYDETLLYLEQEWKWCLTAFPEEYKSLVPKVLVETMSELNSSFVSRVNIATGDVVPETRSVSKGILDVLSGDLPKSTKLQNKHLQALIELHNMTGTFARNIQHLFSESDLAVVLNTLKAIYSPYETFKARYGQMERAILSAEMAGIDIRGAVPRGVGAQGIELSETVRRMEESIPQMIVLLEAAVERCISLTGGSEADELVVALDDIMLQYISNLQEALKSLRIVCGLESDALKKDAGLEKKEAQRLVDVSEEEEWSIVQGALQILTVADCLTSRTSVFEASLRATLARIGTNFSLSGFVSSLDKSPAAIADENADLPLGGRAALDIAAIRLRDLPDKSKKLLTVLEQSKDPRFHALPLTSQRVAAFSDTVNDLVYDVLISKVRMRLSEVARLPIWSSVEEQGGLPLPSFSAYPQAYVTSVGEYLLTLPQQLEPLAEGISGNETGNDEAQFFATEWIFKVAEGATALFMEQLRGIHYITDRGAQQLAADIEYLNNVLSALSMPIPPFLSTFHACVSTPRDQVRGLIKSDGGSQLDLPTAHLVCKIRRISLD from the exons atggtggtggtggacgcgTCGGAGTTTGGGGCGGAGGGGTTCGATCCGAAGCAGTGGATCAACGCGGCGCTGGACGCGCGGCACCCGTCAGAGccgctcgatcgcttcctcgccgacgccgaggagcgCCTGCGGGCCGCggccgacgacgccgcggccgcgctcgaGAGGGACAGCGGCGACGCCCTCCGCCGCGTCCCGCTGGCATGCCGGGACGCGCTACGCCTCCGCGACGATGCCGTTGCTCTACGCGCCCACCTCGCCTCCGTCCTCCAATCCCTCTCCCTG GCTGAGGGCTCATCTGCTGAGTCAATAGCTGCACTAGCGCAAATTGATACTGTGAAACAACGCATGGAAGCGGCATATACAACATTGCAG GATGCAGCTGGGTTAGCTCAGTTGAGCCAGAGTGTTGAGGATGTGTTTTCTAGTGGCAATCTTCCAAAGGCTGCAGAAACCCTGGCAACGATGAGACATTGCTTGTCAGCAGTTGGAGAG GTTGCAGAGTTCGCAAATGTGAGAAAACAGCTTGAAGTATTGGAAGAAAGGTTAGATGAAATGGTGCAGCCTCGTTTAGTGGATGCACTTTCTAATCGCAAG GTCGATGCTGTGCAAGATCTTCGTGGTATACTGATACGTATCGAGAGGTTCAAGTCACTGGAGGCACAGTACACTAAGATCCATGTGAAACCTCTAAAGAAACTTTGGGAAGATTTTGACCTAAAGCAAAGAGCCAGCAGGGTAGACATGGAGAAGCTTGGTGGTGAAAGCATTAATGCTCTCTCATTCTCAAGCTGGCTGCCTAATTTCTATGATGAGACACTGCTTTACCTTGAACAAGAATGGAAGTG GTGCTTGACTGCTTTCCCTGAAGAGTACAAATCACTAGTACCAAAAGTACTTGTTGAGACCATGAGTGAGTTGAATTCAAGTTTTGTTTCTCGTGTCAACATAGCAACTGGGGATGTTGTTCCTGAAACCAGATCTGTTTCCAAAG GTATACTGGACGTTCTATCAGGTGACTTACCAAAAAGCACCAAGTTGCAGAATAAGCATCTTCAAGCACTAATTGAACTGCACAATATGACTGGCACTTTTGCTAGGAACATTCAGCACTTATTTTCAGAATCAGATCTTGCAGTTGTGCTGAATACTTTGAAAGCTATTTATTCCCCATATGAAACCTTTAAAGCAAG GTATGGGCAGATGGAGCGTGCTATACTTTCTGCTGAGATGGCAGGTATAGACATCCGTGGGGCTGTCCCTCGTGGTGTTGGTGCACAGGGTATAGAGCTGAGCGAAACTGTTCGCAGAATGGAGGAATCCATCCCACAAATGATAGTACTTCTTGAAGCAGCTGTGGAGAGATGCATTAGTCTTACGGGTGGTTCAGAGGCAGATGAACTGGTAGTTGCTCTTGATGACATCATGCTTCAATACATATCTAATCTACAAGAAGCATTGAAATCCCTGAGGATAGTCTGTGGGCTAGAGAGTGATGCCTTGAAGAAAGATGCAGGTTTAGAGAAAAAGGAAGCACAACGATTAGTAGATGTTTCTGAAGAGGAAGAATGGTCTATTGTCCAAGGTGCTTTGCAGATTCTTACAGTTGCTGATTGCCTAACAAGCAGAACCTCAGTATTTGAAGCTTCTTTAAGAGCCACGCTTGCCAGGATTGGAACAAACTTTTCTCTTTCCGGCTTTGTTTCAAGCCTGGATAAATCACCCGCAGCAATTGCTGATGAGAATGCAGACTTGCCTCTTGGAGGACGGGCCGCACTTGATATTGCTGCTATTCGCCTACGTGATCTGCCAGACAAGTCTAAGAAGCTCTTAACTGTGCTAGAACAG TCAAAAGATCCAAGGTTCCATGCTCTTCCTCTCACATCACAGAGAGTTGCGGCCTTCTCAGACACAGTAAATGATCTCGTTTATGATGTGCTCATATCTAAAGTTCGGATGCGTCTCAGTGAGGTTGCTCGCCTCCCAATCTGGTCATCGGTGGAGGAACAGGGTGGTCTTCCTCTTCCAAGCTTCAGCGCCTACCCGCAAGCTTATGTGACCAGTGTTGGAGAGTATCTCCTCACTTTACCACAGCAGTTGGAACCACTTGCAGAAGGTATCTCAGGCAACGAGACTGGCAACGATGAGGCCCAGTTCTTTGCCACTGAGTGGATTTTTAAG GTTGCCGAGGGTGCCACTGCTTTGTTCATGGAGCAGCTGCGTGGAATCCACTACATCACTGACCGAGGCGCGCAGCAGCTTGCCGCAGACATAGAGTACCTGAACAACGTCCTCTCTGCGCTCTCAATGCCGATTCCTCCATTCCTGTCCACCTTCCACGCCTGTGTCTCGACCCCGAGGGACCAGGTCCGTGGTCTGATAAAATCAGATGGCGGAAGCCAGCTCGACCTCCCTACTGCTCATCTGGTGTGCAAGATCCGGCGGATCTCGTTAGATTAG
- the LOC101773105 gene encoding CDP-diacylglycerol--inositol 3-phosphatidyltransferase 1, with the protein MPSVYLYIPNIIGYFRIIINFIAFAVCYSNKALFAILYFFSFVLDGVDGWFARKFNQASTFGAVLDMVTDRVSTACLLALLSQFYRPGLVFLILLGLDITSHWFQMYSSFLSGKSSHKDVKHTGNWLLKLYYGYRPFMAFCCVSCEVLYIILFLFADEKSTSLLSVSRGILNQSPLIVLVFISTLVGWAVKQVTNVIQMKTAADACVVYDLKRGK; encoded by the exons ATGCCATCAGTTTATCTTTACATACCTAATATTATTG GGTATTTTAGGATCATCATAAATTTCATTGCTTTTGCTGTTTGCTATTCCAACAAGGCGCTCTTTGCTATTCTGTACTTCTTCAG CTTTGTTCTTGATGGCGTGGATGGTTGGTTTGCACGGAAGTTTAATCAAG CATCAACATTTGGAGCTGTGTTGGACATGGTTACAGATAG GGTTAGCACTGCTTGTTTGTTGGCCCTTCTCTCCCAATTTTACAG ACCTGGCTTAGTCTTCTTAATACTTCTTGGGTTGGATATTACAAGCCACTGGTTTCAAATGTACAG TTCTTTCCTGTCAGGCAAGAGTAGCCACAAGGATGTAAAGCACACAGGCAATTGGCTTCTGAAGTTATATTATGGGTACAGACCATTCATGGCCTTCTGTTGTGTTTCTTGTGAG GTTTTATATATCATTCTCTTTCTCTTTGCTGATGAGAAGTCGACAAGCTTGCTTAGT GTATCCAGAGGTATCCTGAATCAAAGTCCCCTCATTGTCTTGGTGTTTATTTCCACTCTAGTTGGCTGGGCCGTGAAACAAGTTACCAATGTCATCCAG ATGAAAACCGCTGCAGATGCATGTGTTGTGTATGATCTGAAGCGCGGGAAGTGA
- the LOC101773515 gene encoding LOW QUALITY PROTEIN: ATP-dependent zinc metalloprotease FTSH 2, chloroplastic-like (The sequence of the model RefSeq protein was modified relative to this genomic sequence to represent the inferred CDS: inserted 1 base in 1 codon) codes for MAPPSMSLAAKGVLPFSALTSSGVTQRPVSVTASLDKTSDARRKFLKLALGNLGVGLPTLLGAKKALADEQGVSSSRMSYSRFLEYLDKDRVKKVDLFENGTIAIVEAISPELGNRVQRVRVQLPGLSQELLQKLREKNIDFAAHSNQEDSGSLLFNLIGNLAFPLILIGGLFLLSRRAQGGLGGPNGPGFPLGFGQSRAKFQMEPNTGVTFDDVAGVDEAKQDFMEVVEFLKKPERFTAVGARIPKGVLLVGPPGTGKTLLAKAIAGEAGVPFFSISGSEFVEMFVGVGASRVRDLFKKAKENAPCIVFVDEIDAVGRQRGTGIGGGNDEREQTLNQLLTEMDGFEGNTGIIVIAATNRADILDSALLRPGRFDRQVSVDVPDVRGRTEILKVHGGNKKFDHDVSLDVIAMRTPGFSGADLANLLNEAAILAGRRGKTAISSKEIDDSIDRIVAGMEGTVMTDGKSKSLVAYHEVGHAICGTLTPGHDPVQKVTLVPRGQARGLTWFIPMDDPTLISRQQLFARIVGGLGGRAAEEIIFGEPEVTTGAAGDLQQITGLAKQMVVTFGMSEIGPWSLMEGGAQSGDVIMRMMARNSMSEKLAEDIDSAVKQLSDEAYEIALMHIRNNREAIDKIVEVLIEKETLNGDEFRAILSEXVEIPVENRVPPATPAAALPA; via the exons ATGGCGCCGCCATCTATGAGCCTTGCTGCAAAGGGTGTGCTTCCCTTCTCAGCCCTTACTTCAAGCGGCGTTACGCAAAGGCCAGTGTCAGTGACTGCTTCCTTGGACAAGACCAGCGATGCCAGAAGGAAGTTCCTAAAGCTTGCGCTTGGGAACCTTGGTGTTGGGCTGCCCACCCTGTTGGGTGCTAAGAAAGCTCTTGCTGATGAGCAAGGCGTCTCTTCCTCAAGGATGTCTTACTCGAGGTTCCTTGAGTATCTTGACAAGGATAGAGTGAAGAAGGTTGATTTGTTTGAGAATGGGACCATTGCTATCGTGGAGGCCATTTCTCCTGAGCTTGGCAATCGCGTGCAGAGGGTCCGTGTGCAGCTTCCGGGTCTAAGCCAGGAGCTTCTTCAGAAGTTGAGGGAAAAGAACATTGATTTTGCTGCACACAGCAACCAGGAGGACTCTGGTTCTCTTCTGTTCAACCTTATCGGAAATTTGGCATTCCCCCTTATCCTTATTGGCGGTCTATTTTTGCTGTCAAGAAGGGCACAAGGTGGCCTTGGTGGACCCAATGGTCCTGGCTTTCCCCTTGGTTTTGGTCAATCTAGGGCCAAGTTTCAGATGGAACCCAACACCGGTGTTACATTTGATGATGTTGCTGGCGTTGATGAAGCAAAGCAAGACTTCATGGAAGTGGTCGAGTTCTTGAAGAAACCTGAAAGGTTCACTGCTGTTGGTGCTCGCATTCCTAAAGGTGTTCTTCTTGTTGGTCCACCTGGAACTGGTAAAACTTTGCTTGCCAAGGCAATCGCGGGAGAGGCTGGTGTGCCATTTTTCTCAATTTCAGGCTCTGAGTTTGTGGAGATGTTTGTTGGTGTTGGTGCTTCCAGAGTTCGTGATCTTTTCAAGAAGGCCAAGGAGAATGCTCCTTGCATAGTGTTTGTTGATGAAATTGATGCTGTCGGTAGGCAAAGAGGTACAGGTATTGGTGGTGGAAATGATGAAAGGGAGCAAACTCTCAACCAACTGTTGACTGAGATGGATGGTTTTGAGGGAAACACTGGAATTATTGTTATTGCTGCCACTAACAGAGCTGACATCTTGGATTCTGCTTTACTTAGGCCTGGACGCTTTGACAGACAG GTGTCTGTCGATGTTCCTGATGTCCGTGGAAGGACAGAGATTCTGAAAGTGCACGGTGGCAACAAGAAGTTTGATCATGATGTTTCTCTTGATGTCATAGCAATGAGAACACCTGGGTTCAGTGGAGCAGACTTGGCAAACCTTCTGAATGAAGCAGCCATACTGGCAGGCCGACGTGGGAAGACAGCAATTTCTTCAAAAGAGATTGATGATTCAATTGACAGAATAGTGGCTGGCATGGAAGGAACTGTGATGACTGATGGGAAGAGCAAGAGTCTTGTTGCTTACCATGAAGTTGGGCATGCGATTTGTGG AACTTTGACACCTGGCCATGATCCCGTCCAAAAGGTTACCTTAGTTCCAAGGGGTCAAGCTCGTGGTCTTACATGGTTTATCCCGATGGATGACCCAACACTGATCTCCAGGCAGCAACTCTTTGCGAGAATTGTTGGCGGTCTTGGTGGTAGAGCTGCTGAGGAGATTATATTTGGAGAGCCTGAGGTGACTACCGGAGCTGCCGGTGATTTGCAGCAAATTACCGGCTTGGCGAAGCAG ATGGTCGTAACTTTCGGTATGTCTGAGATCGGCCCATGGTCTCTGATGGAGGGTGGAGCACAGAGTGGGGATGTCATCATGAGAATGATGGCAAGGAACTCCATGTCGGAGAAGCTCGCAGAGGACATCGATTCGGCAGTGAAGCAGTTGTCAGATGAGGCCTATGAGATTGCTTTGATGCACATTAGGAACAACAGGGAGGCAATTGACAAGATCGTTGAGGTGCTTATCGAGAAGGAGACATTGAACGGAGACGAGTTCCGGGCAATTCTTTCTG TTGTGGAGATCCCTGTCGAGAACCGGGTTCCCCCAGCTACACCGGCGGCGGCTCTCCCCGCCTAA